Part of the Brachionichthys hirsutus isolate HB-005 unplaced genomic scaffold, CSIRO-AGI_Bhir_v1 contig_1029, whole genome shotgun sequence genome is shown below.
TCTTTTTCTGACTCCTTCACCTGACAAGGTGGGTGATgtcctgtcccctgtcccccccCGGCGGGTGAGGACATCATGAACCTCGTCCTTTAAGTCCTACATCTAAACAGATGGGACGTCTTAAAAAACACCTCAATGTCAAGATTAGTAGgtaaacaaccacaacaacaacaacaacaacctgacCCGATAAATAACAAACAAGAACGAGAGACGAGCCGTGGACAGAACCGGAGGACGTCCTCTGGACCAGAAACGTAAAAAACTATATTTCATCCGTTTGTTTGTTGATCGTTAAAGGCGCTTAGCCCCGCCCCTTGTCTCGGATCGTGTCTGGCGTCCATGTTGGACCTTTATCTTCTGATGCTGTTGACTTCGTCCGGGACCTTCAGCAGCACCGCAGCATAAGCAGCTAGCTTaagcagctagcgttagcagcTAGCTAGGGTCAATGCCTCCAAAGATGAGGGCGTGGTCTTCCGGGTGGAGTTGTCCCCTCAAGAGTCCAGAGGTCTTGATGGGGAAATGGACCACCAGATGGACAGGTGGTTGGGTTCTACCAGTGAACAGCGGGCTGCAGTACCAGTAGTGACCACATGACCTGGATCAGCTGTAAACGTTTAGAAGTCGGTTTCCCTTCAGTTTAAACGGAACGGAATGAAAACCAGCAGAAAGCAGAACGATCTACTTCCCTTTAGTCCAATCAACAAATAGCATTGCTTAAAACCGGCCTGGCTGCTGTTGCCATGCCAACACGTCGCCTTGGTGGACCGCTGCTTCAGACGTCGCTCCAGAGGACGGCCAGTCGGTTCTTTCCCACGCTGACGACGTATTCACCAGAAGGAGACCAGGACACAGCGCTGATGGGCGAACTGGAGAGGAGAGGCCCGAGTAGATAGACGATAGATTGTGGCGTCCCTCAGGGGACTGTCCTGGAACCCAAAAACCTCTGGGCCACTCGACAGTCGACCCTTTTTACTCTGTGGCCATTGTACTTTGTTTACAGTAAAATTACTAGTCTGTAAACGGTCAGACATTTTACTGAAATCAATTTGCCCGGTCTCTAAAcgattcattattttattttattcaatttaaaagctTACTTCCCGTCAGCGATGGACGAAAACATGGAAATCACTTTTGTTGCCTCAGCACAAAGTTAGCCCACTGCGTGtactttttgttgccatggctgcTAATGCTAGTGTTGCTAATGCTAGTGTTGCTAATGAGTGCTGGGTCCTTTGCGGAATCTTGTGGTAAATTTGAGTCCAGCGTTTAACTCGAGTTTAATTTTGTCATTAGCAGGAAAACGGAGccaaaaaactaaataaaaaacacaaactataTTCTTGTTGTCTCTTTAACAGCTAGTAGAGTTCCTCAGGGAACTGTCCCGGGTCTCTGATAGTTTTCAGAAGGCAGCAATAATGGATATGTCCTCAAGTGATTTGGATGATTGATCACCTGATCAGTTACCTGTGTTTGTCAGGTAGGCGGGTCTCCAGATTGCCAGTGGAGACATTCCAGATGTAAACGGCGCCGTCAGCTGATCCGGCCGTGAGGAAGCAGCCGTCCGGACTGATGACACAGAACAGTGGGTCAGACCGGAGGTTCTAACCGGGCCACGCCTGGACGGCAGGCCTACGATATGAGGGTGAATGGGGGCGGGACAATCTGGGGGCGGGACAATCTGGGGGCGGGACACTCTGGGGGCGGGACATTTAAATGTCCCCTGAATATCTGAGACTTCATGAATGCAGGAGATCTGATTTAATCATCACCGGAACACCAAACACGGAGAACAATAGCGCCGGCGCCACGGTTCTGGTACCAAACACCGCTACGCACACACCGGATGCATCTGGTACCGGTACCAAACACCGCTACGCACACGCCGGATGCTTCTGGTACCGGTACCAAACACCGCTACGCACACGCCGGACAGAGACACGCTGATATATTTGGTGTTTCTACCAGAGAGCTGAAAATCCTGGACCTACAGTTGTCATGGAAACTGCAGAGACGGAGCCACACAGAATCTCATCCGTTCTCGTTTCACTGGAGACGTGGACAGAAACACGTCCAAACCGAAGACCGACGGACGGCGTGATGTCTGGACCGCCAAAACCCGTCACATACGGTGTTTATGCTAGTGCTATGTGCTAACGTCCTACTGACAGGTGCAGACAGAGTCCACACTGCCATCTAGCCCCCAGGAGGTGAATTACAACGACTGTCTGTGGCTCAGGACCCGACCGCAGCCTCATTACGGTTCCTCTGGAAGTCACCAAACCGTTTCACCAGCAGGGGTACCCAGTCCGCCGACAGGTAGCCGACAGGTAGCCAACAGGTAGCCGACAGGTAGACCGGATGGCGTTAGCCGGCAGCCTATCATCCGCCCGAACATGAGTCACCACGCATGAGCGTACAACGGCGCTAAGTACTGCAAGAAGCTAGCAAGCTAGCCAGTCGCATCGTTAGCCTCCAATGAAAGGGCTTAGAcatgagtgagggggggggggggtggggggggctgggccgtggggggggctgggggactggggggtgtgtgggatgggtggagggtgctgggaggggggcgggtggttggggggggcgtggtgttgggtgctggtggggcgccaggccggcccgctgtgccccgtgccgctgcgctggcctaggtttcgtcggctgtgttggtgtaagtcgcccccgggccctggactggttcttctgcgtgtggctctggtggggccatggtggtcgttcttgggttgctgtagctgcttggggtgatctgggggctcatgttgccattgttgggtccgggatggctgccccgttcttaggtggaggtttcacgcatgccagatccaccactccagcacctattaaaactcgtttagagagtcaaccccgcccacagatctctgagttagtggaggttgctgggtcagtgcttgtggctctcactatgctctctctctttttcctcagatctgagaacttggtgatccatactttcctctagagacgaatgtgaacctggtgtattgggacaactcttggtgatgattggatggaaggggtagaattaaggggcacaaataaatccattgcactttcttctcagaacactgtgtatttgtcactttttgtttgttcatgttgtatgttcactgcggtgtgcacagccctctacggcggtaagcaggtaataaaactaataaaataggaataggctaggctgccaagagggcaggtgacggtcacaatcactataagaataaaaattgcatagaactccagcagtgactgacgttatgtccgtcactgtggagcacgaatgcagacaaaaaaaaaaaaaaaaaaaaaaaaaaaaaagtctctttGGTGAACAGTAGCGTGGGCGCTATTGTTCAGCGTGTCCAGTGAATTATTACCGTAACACTGGACATAGACAACGATAGCGCCGGTAGATAAAGGGTTAACAGCGAACGCCACGCAGAGCGGCTTCTTTGTTTAATTAGTGTTGCGTATTAAAAacgcccataaactgctggCGCGTACCGGCAGGAACTTAAACAAAGcttaaaaatattctgaaacactgtattctgtattttctttatcCGATTACTCGATTAATTGATCCCCCACCAGAGGAAAGGTGtttcctccttcctgcatcgctcgacaggaagctgctggacgGGCGATAATGGCTCAACCTGTACAGGTGTACTGTGCAGTAATACAAGAGTACACATGTGTACTGTGCAGTAATACAAGAGTACACAGGTGTACTGTGCAGTAATGCGAGGTACACCAACATGTACCTGAGGGCACTCACCTGATCACGGCTTTGGTGCTGTCGCTGAAACACTTAAAGCCCTCCGCTCTGCCAGACAAGGACAACCAATCAGCACCTGTCcctgttagcgttagcattagcgctcTACCTGAAGCACAGGCGCTCTTTGCTCCACTCCCTCAGCTCCATCAGCTGGAGACAGTCGTCACGGCAACAGCTGAGCAGCCGGCGATGGTCGCAGCTGATGTCCAACGAGGTGACCTTTCCCCGCGCGGGACGTTCTTCCACGCAGCTCACCGTCCTGAAGGACAACAATCAGCTGACCCGtgtgagggggcgtgtcctcccGTCCCCGGCTGCTGCTCACTTTagctttttattaaaaacagtttTATGAATGTGACTAAAGTAATATATTCAATCAATAAAACTGATCAGGGTTCGATGCTGGCGTGTGATTGGCAATCACCATGGGAGGGGTTGGAGGGGGCGGGAACTGTTGCTAGGTGACAGCCGGGAGAATGAAAGAGGTGATCAAAATGAAGTGAAtgttgtgtgaacgttgtgtgaatgtgtgaacgttgtgtgaacgttgtgtgaatgacgcgtgaacgttgtgtgaacgttgtgtgaacgttgtgtgaacgttgtgtgaacgttgtgtgaatgtgtgaatgacgggtgaacgttgtgtgaatgacGCGTGAATGAcgcgtgaacgttgtgtgaatgacgcgtgaacgttgtgtgaacgttgtgtgaatgacgggtgaacgttgtgtgaacgttgtgtgaacgtgtgaatgACGGGTGAACGTGTGAATGACgggtgaacgttgtgtgaacgttgtgtgaacgttgtgtgaatgacgcgtgaacgttgtgtgaacgttgtgtgaatgacgcgtgaacgttgtgtgaatgacgcgtgaacgttgtgtgaacgttgtgtgaatgacgggtgaacgttgtgtgaacgttgCGTCAATgttgtgtgaacgtgtgaatgacgggtgaacgttgtgtgaacgttgtgtgaacgttCTGTGAAcgtgtgaacgttgtgtgaacgttgtgtgaatgacgcgtgaacgttgtgtgaacgttgtgtgaatgacgcgtgaacgttgtgtgaacgttgtgtgaatgacgcgtgaacgttgtgtgaacgttgtgtgaatgacgcgtgaacgttgtgtgaacgttgtgtgaacgtgtgaacgtcgtgtgaacgttgtgtgaatgacgcgtgaacgttgtgtgaacgttgtgtgaacgttgtgtgaatgacgcgtgaacgttgtgtgaacgttgtgtgaatgacgcgtgaacgttgtgtgaacgttgtgtgaatgacgcgtgaacgttgtgtgaacgttgtgtgaatgacgggtgaacgttgtgtgaacgtgtgaatgacgggtgaacgttgtgtgaacgttgtgtgaatgacgcgtgaacgttgtgtgaacgttgtgtgaatgacgcgtgaacgttgtgtgaacgttgtgtgaatgacgcgtgaacgttgtgtgaacgttgtgtgaacgtgtgaacgtcgtgtgaacgttgtgtgaatgacgcgtgaacgttgtgtgaacgttgtgtgaatgacgcgtgaacgttgtgtgaatgacgcgtgaacgttgtgtgaacgttgtgtgaatgacgcgtgaacgttgtgtgaacgttgtgtgaacgtgtgaacgtcgtgtgaacgttgtgtgaatgacgcgtgaacgttgtgtgaacgttgtgtgaatgacgcgtgaacgttgtgtgaacgtgtgaatgacgggtgaacgttgtgtgaacgttgtgtgaacgttCTGTGAAcgtgtgaacgttgtgtgaacgttgtgtgaacgttgtgtgaatgacGGGTGAACGTTACCTGCTGTCCCAGACTCTGATCTTGCTGTCGTAGTGTCCACTGATGATGCAGTTATGAGAACAGACCACGTCACTGCAGTATGAGCCCACCTTAACTTCCTGCACACCTGGAGCAGAAGTCCCTTCATCAGGAAGCTGATTAGCCCTTATTGGAACGTTATTGATCTGTGCTGAGACTCACAGGCGGCTCTGTGGAGGTCCCACAGTCTGATGGTTCCATCTGCACTGCCTGTCAACACCTGATGAGGGGAGGAGCTGAACCTAGCTGCAGTCACCTTCCTACTGTGACCGGTTAGGGTTACCTGAAACAGGTGAGgcacgcaggtgagacacgcGGGTGAGACACGCGGGTGAGACACGTgggtgagacacgcaggtgaggCACGCAGGTGAGGCAGAACTACAGATTGGTGGATTTTAATCAAAGCCTTTCAAATGTATAAAACATCCAGTTGCCACGGTTACCTTGGGGACAGACTCGTCCCGCTGCCACAGCATGGCCGAGTTGTCGTAGGAGGCTGCGAGGACCCTCCGCCCCTGAGCAAAGACATCACCTGTAAGTGATCCAGGTGGAGCCGGCAGAGACTTCACACCTGGGCACCGTTTTACCGTGGAGCTGAAATCGATGCAGGTGATCCCGCCCCCGCTGCCGTCCAGCGTGGCTGTATGAGTCAGCGagcctgatgacatcatcagtgaggTCACACACCTACCTAACGGCAGCACACTGAAGACGGCCGGGACGCACCTGCTCTGACGGTCCACAGCTTGATGACCCGGTCCGTTCCTCCGGTGGCCAGCAGGTCAGAACTGGAGCAGAACCTCACAGCGTTGATGTCTTGCTCATGGGCTTCCTGGCAGACAAAACGCGGCCAACAGTTGATACATGATGCCTAGACCCGCCCACCTGAGTCCACCTGAGGAGGTGTTTTGGGAACCGGGCCCTGGACTCGAGGGAACCTGTATAAATgagctccatctctctctcatGAAGAGGACGTGAGCTGCAGCGAGGCATGGTGGGTAATGCGGTGAGGACAGAGGACGTCCTCATTCCCGCCCTGTACAGGGTCCGGCTCCTCACACGCACCGGTACCTACAACATGCATAAGCCACACCCACATTTCTctataatatttaaatgattatCTTTAAGGTTTTTAGAAAGGAATGTCGTTGCAGCTTCGATAAAAGATGTGTTTACGTTTATAGAGAATGCCGATCCATGAGTGTTCTCCCGTGTTCTCGCGTGTTCTCGCGTGTAGTCCCGCGTACTCGCGTGTAGCCCCGTGTACTCGCGTGTACTCGTGTAGTCCCGCGTACTCCCGTGTTCTCCCGCGTAGTCCCGCGTACTCGCGCGTAGTCCCGCGTACTCGCGCGTAGTCCCGCGTACTCCCGTGTAGTCCCGCGTACTCGCGCGTAGTCCCGCGTACTCCCGTGTAGTCCCGCGTACTCCCGTGTAGTCCCGCGTACTCCCGTGTTCTCCCGCGTACTCCCGTGTTCCCCCGCGTACTCCCGTGTTCCCCCGCGTACTCGCGTGTAGTCCCGCGTACTCGCGTGTAGTCCCGCGTACTCCCGTGTACTCCCGTGTTCCCCCGCGTACTCCCGTGTTCCCCCGCGTACTCCCGTGTTCCCCCGTGTATTACCAGTACTTGTAGAGCTCTAACAGGAACTCTGGCTGACAGACACGTTCCCGGAGGACACATCAGATCTTCCTCCAGACAGCACACCGAGTGGCCACGCCTCTTCCTGGTGACATCACACAGTCACATGACCTTCAGAGCCGTAAGGTAAATATTACACCTGGAACACGACACCCACCCAAACAGCTCCTTCATGGAGGTGAAGATCCTCGGAGACGAAACCGACGCTGATCTGAGACGGAGACGGACGGTTAAGCagcaagaagaacaacaacacctagcaacaacaacagcaacaagaagaagaacaacaacaacaacagcaagaagaacaacaacacctagcaacaacaacaacagcaagaaGAACAACaccaagcaacaacaacagcaacaggaagaagaagaagaacaacaagaggaagaacaaaaacaccaagcaacaacaacagcaacaggaagaagaagaacaacaacaagaggaagaacaacaacaccaagcaacaacaacagcaacaggaagaagaagaacaacaacaccaagcaacaacaacagcaacaggaagaagaagaagaacaacaacacctagcaacaacaacaacagcaagaagaacaacaacaccaagcaacaacaacagcaagaagaacaacaacacctagcaacaacaacagcaacaagaagaacaacaacaacaacaacaacagcaagaagaacaacaacaccaagcaacaacaacagcaacaggaagaagaagaacaacaagaggaagaacaataacaccaagcaacaacaacagcaacaggaagaagaacaacaacaccaagcaacaacaacagcaacaggaagaagaacaacaacaccaagcaacaacaacagcaacaggaagaagaacaacaacacctagcaacaacaacaacaacaacaacagcaacatcaaCACCTGAACAGTCTGGCACGCCCTCTCTCCGGCGAGTCGCTGCGGGGGCTTTCCTTCCGAGACGTGCATCTGAAGGCGGGAAACACACAACCcagcaaggtcaaaggtcatcgtCATGCTGCCGACGAACAGACAGGAAACTACCAAAATAAGAGTCTGTGGGCCAATCAGCTGTTCCAGGTGAGCTTACCTGTCcacagtgacctttgacctggcagcagtctgcagctccttctgcagcTTCGCTTCTCGAGCTCTGATGAAAGCAAACAGTGATGAGTTCAGGTACCCGGACCTGCTCAGGTGTGTGGTGTGTTCAAGTACCTGGACCTGCGTTCATTGCGGTTGTTCATGTGGGCGGCGGCCTGTCGTTTGAGTTGGATCACGTCCTCCAGCAGGTGTCCTTCCCTGACTTTCCCCGCCCTGTGTCGGGCCTCCACCCCCCCCTGCCGCTGCAGCAGGGCGTCGTACTGGACCTTCACCGCCCGGTTGTCCTCCTGAACCTGCTCCACCCGCACCTGCAGCTCCCGCCGGACCTCCAGCACGCCGGCCCACCTGCGCTTCTCCTCAGAAAGTCTGATGCATGAGGTTTAAGGGAATGTTCCGTTGGATCACCTGACCTGGCTGAACCAATCGGCTGCGGCCATCTCTCACAGGTGTGTCTCACCTggcgtgctgctgctccaggacagcgtccctgaccttcagctgctgctgcagatccaCCACCTGAAAGGCCAACTGAGAGGAACCCGTTCAGAGGCGAAAGTCCTCAACGTGTCCGTGCTACCTGTCCAGGTGTCCCCAGGTGTGTCCCCAGGTGTGTCCCTACCTCCCCCATAGTGGTTTTCAGCTGGGTGTTCTGGTG
Proteins encoded:
- the LOC137916553 gene encoding protein Atg16l2-like isoform X1 — protein: MKQPGLTAPGGGAAETWRTHVVRQLKHRDRVQHATFRDLICFYTRLMEKSSLTKGIVGGAVRRPSCSISSLLHQNTQLKTTMGELAFQVVDLQQQLKVRDAVLEQQHARLSEEKRRWAGVLEVRRELQVRVEQVQEDNRAVKVQYDALLQRQGGVEARHRAGKVREGHLLEDVIQLKRQAAAHMNNRNERRSRAREAKLQKELQTAARSKVTVDRCTSRKESPRSDSPERGRARLFRSASVSSPRIFTSMKELFGKRRGHSVCCLEEDLMCPPGTCLSARVPVRALQVLEAHEQDINAVRFCSSSDLLATGGTDRVIKLWTVRAGSLTHTATLDGSGGGITCIDFSSTGRRVLAASYDNSAMLWQRDESVPKVTLTGHSRKVTAARFSSSPHQVLTGSADGTIRLWDLHRAACVQEVKVGSYCSDVVCSHNCIISGHYDSKIRVWDSRTVSCVEERPARGKVTSLDISCDHRRLLSCCRDDCLQLMELREWSKERLCFRAEGFKCFSDSTKAVISTPVQVEPLSPVQQLPVERCRKEETPFLCPDGCFLTAGSADGAVYIWNVSTGNLETRLPDKHSSPISAVSWSPSGEYVVSVGKNRLAVLWSDV
- the LOC137916553 gene encoding protein Atg16l2-like isoform X2, with the protein product MKQPGLTAPGGGAAETWRTHVVRQLKHRDRVQHATFRDLICFYTRLMEKSSLTKGIVGGAVRRPSCSISSLLHQNTQLKTTMGELAFQVVDLQQQLKVRDAVLEQQHARLSEEKRRWAGVLEVRRELQVRVEQVQEDNRAVKVQYDALLQRQGGVEARHRAGKVREGHLLEDVIQLKRQAAAHMNNRNERRSRAREAKLQKELQTAARSKVTVDRCTSRKESPRSDSPERGRARLFRSASVSSPRIFTSMKELFGKRRGHSVCCLEEDLMCPPGTCLSARVPVRALQEAHEQDINAVRFCSSSDLLATGGTDRVIKLWTVRAGSLTHTATLDGSGGGITCIDFSSTGRRVLAASYDNSAMLWQRDESVPKVTLTGHSRKVTAARFSSSPHQVLTGSADGTIRLWDLHRAACVQEVKVGSYCSDVVCSHNCIISGHYDSKIRVWDSRTVSCVEERPARGKVTSLDISCDHRRLLSCCRDDCLQLMELREWSKERLCFRAEGFKCFSDSTKAVISTPVQVEPLSPVQQLPVERCRKEETPFLCPDGCFLTAGSADGAVYIWNVSTGNLETRLPDKHSSPISAVSWSPSGEYVVSVGKNRLAVLWSDV
- the LOC137916553 gene encoding protein Atg16l2-like isoform X4 produces the protein MKQPGLTAPGGGAAETWRTHVVRQLKHRDRVQHATFRDLICFYTRLMEKSSLTKGIVGGAVRRPSCSISSLLHQNTQLKTTMGELAFQVVDLQQQLKVRDAVLEQQHARLSEEKRRWAGVLEVRRELQVRVEQVQEDNRAVKVQYDALLQRQGGVEARHRAGKVREGHLLEDVIQLKRQAAAHMNNRNERRSRAREAKLQKELQTAARSKVTVDRCTSRKESPRSDSPERGRARLFRSASVSSPRIFTSMKELFGKRRGHSVCCLEEDLMCPPGTCLSARVPVRALQVLEAHEQDINAVRFCSSSDLLATGGTDRVIKLWTVRAGSLTHTATLDGSGGGITCIDFSSTGRRVLAASYDNSAMLWQRDESVPKVTLTGHSRKVTAARFSSSPHQVLTGSADGTIRLWDLHRAACVQEVKVGSYCSDVVCSHNCIISGHYDSKIRVWDSRTVSCVEERPARGKVTSLDISCDHRRLLSCCRDDCLQLMELREWSKERLCFRAEGFKCFSDSTKAVISPDGCFLTAGSADGAVYIWNVSTGNLETRLPDKHR
- the LOC137916553 gene encoding protein Atg16l2-like isoform X3, translating into MKQPGLTAPGGGAAETWRTHVVRQLKHRDRVQHATFRDLICFYTRLMEKSSLTKGIVGGAVRRPSCSISSLLHQNTQLKTTMGEVVDLQQQLKVRDAVLEQQHARLSEEKRRWAGVLEVRRELQVRVEQVQEDNRAVKVQYDALLQRQGGVEARHRAGKVREGHLLEDVIQLKRQAAAHMNNRNERRSRAREAKLQKELQTAARSKVTVDRCTSRKESPRSDSPERGRARLFRSASVSSPRIFTSMKELFGKRRGHSVCCLEEDLMCPPGTCLSARVPVRALQVLEAHEQDINAVRFCSSSDLLATGGTDRVIKLWTVRAGSLTHTATLDGSGGGITCIDFSSTGRRVLAASYDNSAMLWQRDESVPKVTLTGHSRKVTAARFSSSPHQVLTGSADGTIRLWDLHRAACVQEVKVGSYCSDVVCSHNCIISGHYDSKIRVWDSRTVSCVEERPARGKVTSLDISCDHRRLLSCCRDDCLQLMELREWSKERLCFRAEGFKCFSDSTKAVISTPVQVEPLSPVQQLPVERCRKEETPFLCPDGCFLTAGSADGAVYIWNVSTGNLETRLPDKHSSPISAVSWSPSGEYVVSVGKNRLAVLWSDV